A part of Micromonospora chersina genomic DNA contains:
- a CDS encoding FUSC family protein — protein MAPDQSPLPRRKEVVERARGLATRAAHHGGRAGRLRLRQIETILIIAAQCGLAATLAWGLAHEIAGRPAPVFAPSAAVGTIVAALGQRTRRTAELMLGVALGLLVSDGILRLIGFGAWQIGLVVALAIAVALLMTGHSGALVAQAGGTAVLLATLSPVQRNLEWERVIEAGAGAVVGLVVVALLVPLDPMRTLDRAAAPLAETLASQLEEVAQALRRQDPDRGVRALDQLRGMDGDIIRLHEALGGAEEVTLISPVRWQRRRDVERYQRGIQYMDRVTLECRGVARWAATSLQYGEPVPEELIVALERLADTVRTLQREARRAGPLEQTREGVLDVARLLGQACRKGLRAYGSAMVIQLRTASSDLLRATGYETETANRMVREAVNA, from the coding sequence ATGGCCCCTGACCAGAGTCCGCTGCCGCGACGCAAGGAGGTGGTCGAGAGGGCCAGAGGGTTGGCGACGCGGGCCGCACACCACGGAGGTAGGGCCGGCAGACTCCGGCTGCGACAGATAGAGACCATCCTGATCATCGCGGCCCAGTGCGGGCTCGCCGCCACCCTGGCCTGGGGGCTCGCGCACGAGATCGCGGGGCGGCCCGCGCCGGTCTTCGCGCCCAGCGCTGCCGTCGGCACGATCGTCGCCGCACTCGGACAGCGCACCCGACGTACGGCGGAACTGATGCTCGGTGTCGCGCTGGGTCTACTCGTCAGCGACGGCATACTCCGTCTCATCGGATTCGGGGCCTGGCAGATCGGCTTGGTGGTCGCACTGGCGATCGCCGTAGCTCTCCTGATGACCGGGCACAGCGGCGCGCTGGTCGCTCAGGCGGGCGGCACCGCCGTACTGTTGGCGACGCTGTCGCCGGTCCAGCGCAATCTCGAATGGGAGCGGGTCATCGAGGCCGGAGCGGGCGCCGTCGTCGGGCTGGTGGTGGTGGCGTTGCTGGTGCCGCTCGATCCGATGCGCACTCTCGACCGCGCGGCGGCGCCCCTTGCCGAGACACTCGCATCGCAGCTTGAGGAAGTCGCCCAGGCGCTGAGACGGCAGGACCCGGATCGCGGGGTGCGGGCGCTGGACCAGCTTCGCGGCATGGATGGCGACATCATCCGGCTGCACGAGGCCCTGGGCGGCGCCGAGGAGGTGACGTTGATATCGCCGGTCCGCTGGCAGCGGCGACGCGATGTCGAACGCTACCAGCGCGGCATCCAGTACATGGACCGGGTGACCCTCGAGTGCCGGGGGGTGGCACGCTGGGCCGCCACCTCGCTGCAGTACGGCGAGCCGGTGCCGGAGGAGCTCATCGTCGCCCTGGAACGGCTCGCCGACACGGTGCGGACGCTGCAGCGGGAGGCACGAAGGGCTGGGCCGTTGGAGCAGACCCGCGAGGGGGTACTGGACGTCGCGCGGCTGCTCGGCCAGGCGTGCCGGAAAGGCCTCCGGGCGTACGGGAGTGCCATGGTGATCCAGCTCCGCACCGCGTCGAGTGACCTGCTCCGGGCGACCGGCTACGAGACGGAGACGGCCAACCGAATGGTGCGCGAGGCCGTCAACGCCTAG
- a CDS encoding acyl-CoA synthetase — protein MTGPLLWPDYATPADLAAIEAVPLEARGLPESTYALLARAATRWPDRRALAVLPDAAHWREPLHRTFAELLADVHRYANLLHDIGVRRGAAVALMAPNCAELVTATLAAQLAGIAAPLGGGLARQHLAELLRRSGARVLITAGPDLAPDTWATAQWLARDGLLDAILVLRPTGAVGTPEPLPAIGDVRMGYLGEQAAAMDSSAFHGDLPRSADLAAMFHTGGTTGAPKLAAHTHANEVTDAWMLAAGALFDQETVVFAALPLFHVNALVVTLLAPLFKGQTVVWAGPLGYRDPALYGAFWKIVEHYRIAAMSAVPTVYATLAQCPVDADISSLRFPMVGASPLPAAVRASFEARTGTTLVEGYGLTEATCASARSFPDVSRPGSVGQRLPYQRVRVVTVDGTWKDLPTGETGLLAISGPSVFPGYVTDRDENGHVLDGLGKLVDGWLDTGDLARIDDDGFVYLTGRAKDLIIRGGHNIDPTIVEDALLAHPQVTAASAVGRPDAHAGEVPVAYVTLAPGATVTEGELRDWASERVPDRTAAPKTVSVLDELPVTAVGKLYKPALRADAIGREVRAALDTVAGVRDVGAAIEGSSVVATITVSSSADEAAVKAVLGRYAIEWRLVVMS, from the coding sequence ATGACGGGACCTCTGCTGTGGCCGGACTACGCCACGCCCGCCGATCTGGCCGCCATCGAGGCGGTGCCGCTGGAGGCGCGGGGCCTGCCCGAGTCGACGTACGCGCTGCTCGCCCGAGCGGCGACGCGCTGGCCCGACCGTCGGGCGCTCGCCGTCCTGCCGGACGCCGCCCACTGGCGTGAGCCGCTGCACCGTACCTTCGCCGAACTCCTGGCCGATGTCCACCGGTACGCGAACCTGCTCCACGACATCGGGGTGCGGCGGGGTGCTGCGGTCGCGCTGATGGCACCGAACTGCGCGGAGCTGGTCACCGCCACACTGGCCGCGCAGCTCGCCGGGATCGCGGCGCCCCTGGGCGGCGGGCTGGCACGGCAGCACCTCGCCGAACTCCTGCGGCGATCCGGTGCCCGAGTGCTGATCACGGCCGGGCCCGACCTCGCGCCGGACACGTGGGCCACCGCGCAGTGGCTGGCCCGCGACGGCCTGCTCGACGCGATTCTCGTGCTCCGGCCCACCGGTGCCGTGGGCACCCCGGAGCCGTTGCCCGCCATCGGCGACGTGCGCATGGGCTACCTCGGCGAGCAGGCCGCCGCCATGGACTCCTCCGCCTTCCACGGGGACCTGCCCCGGTCCGCCGATCTGGCCGCGATGTTCCACACCGGCGGCACGACGGGCGCTCCGAAACTTGCCGCGCACACGCACGCCAACGAGGTCACCGACGCGTGGATGCTGGCCGCCGGCGCCCTGTTCGACCAGGAGACCGTGGTGTTCGCGGCCCTTCCGCTGTTCCACGTGAACGCGCTCGTGGTGACCCTGCTCGCGCCCCTGTTCAAGGGACAGACGGTGGTGTGGGCGGGTCCGCTCGGCTACCGCGACCCGGCGCTGTACGGCGCGTTCTGGAAGATCGTCGAGCACTACCGGATCGCCGCCATGAGCGCTGTGCCCACGGTCTACGCCACGCTGGCGCAGTGCCCCGTCGACGCCGACATCAGCAGCCTGCGGTTTCCGATGGTGGGCGCCTCGCCGCTGCCGGCCGCGGTCCGGGCGAGCTTCGAGGCCCGCACGGGGACGACCCTCGTCGAGGGCTACGGGCTCACCGAGGCGACCTGCGCCAGCGCGCGCAGCTTCCCTGACGTGTCGCGGCCCGGCTCGGTCGGGCAGCGCCTGCCCTACCAACGGGTGCGGGTGGTGACCGTTGACGGGACCTGGAAGGACCTGCCCACCGGTGAGACGGGCCTGCTGGCGATCAGCGGACCGAGCGTTTTCCCCGGCTACGTCACCGACCGCGACGAGAACGGCCACGTCCTGGACGGACTGGGCAAGCTGGTCGACGGCTGGCTGGACACCGGCGACCTCGCCCGCATCGACGACGACGGCTTCGTCTATCTCACCGGCCGGGCCAAGGACCTCATCATTCGCGGTGGGCACAACATCGACCCCACCATCGTGGAGGACGCCCTGCTGGCCCACCCGCAGGTCACCGCGGCCAGCGCGGTCGGGCGCCCGGACGCCCACGCCGGCGAGGTACCCGTCGCATACGTCACCCTCGCGCCGGGCGCCACGGTCACGGAGGGCGAACTGCGCGACTGGGCGAGCGAACGGGTGCCTGACCGCACCGCCGCGCCCAAGACCGTGTCGGTCCTCGACGAGCTACCCGTCACCGCCGTGGGCAAGCTCTACAAGCCCGCACTACGCGCGGATGCCATCGGTCGAGAAGTCCGCGCCGCGCTCGACACGGTGGCGGGCGTCCGCGACGTCGGGGCCGCGATCGAGGGCAGCTCGGTCGTGGCCACGATCACCGTTTCCTCATCCGCCGACGAGGCGGCAGTCAAGGCCGTCCTCGGCCGTTATGCCATTGAATGGCGATTGGTGGTTATGTCATGA
- a CDS encoding VOC family protein: MIDRHDPHTDLHSEQGAVRGEHPGRARNPIVKAHDLAWLEFQKPDLERAELFARAFGFTTSLRTQDELHLRGTDPGSPCVLIRRGPRSRFVGPAFKAADSKDVLRLADATGRTMAALPESIGGVAVDLVDPSGLQVRVVADMHVLPGLPTQQPLTFNVGHEVARVNATQRPPREPAKVQRLGHVVLQTTRYLETLNWYLEHLGLIVSDFLYHQGQRERGPVMSFIRCDRGSTPTDHHTLAMTLGPANRYVHSAYQVPDLDSLAAGGQHLLDRGYRRSWGIGRHIQGSQIFDYWRDPDGFLVEHFTDGDLFDCTLEPGWAPMAASGLAQWGPPATKDFLGMTPGREALRELRAVIGALREDNEFDLHRLRGLMKAFNS; encoded by the coding sequence ATGATCGACCGGCACGATCCCCATACGGATTTGCACAGCGAGCAGGGCGCGGTGCGGGGCGAGCACCCGGGGCGAGCGCGGAACCCGATCGTCAAGGCGCACGACCTGGCCTGGCTGGAGTTCCAGAAGCCCGATCTCGAGCGGGCCGAGCTGTTCGCCCGGGCGTTCGGCTTCACGACGTCGCTGCGCACCCAGGACGAGCTGCACCTGCGAGGCACCGACCCGGGTTCCCCCTGCGTCCTCATCCGCCGGGGCCCCCGGTCCCGGTTCGTCGGCCCCGCCTTCAAGGCTGCCGACTCGAAAGACGTGCTGCGCCTTGCGGACGCGACCGGGAGGACGATGGCCGCCCTGCCGGAGAGCATCGGCGGGGTGGCGGTCGATCTGGTCGACCCCAGCGGGCTGCAGGTACGCGTGGTGGCGGACATGCACGTGCTCCCCGGGCTGCCCACCCAGCAACCGTTGACCTTCAACGTCGGGCACGAGGTGGCCCGGGTGAACGCCACCCAGCGGCCGCCGCGGGAGCCGGCCAAGGTCCAGCGCCTCGGTCACGTGGTGCTGCAGACGACCCGGTACCTGGAGACGCTCAACTGGTATCTCGAGCACCTGGGCCTGATCGTCAGCGACTTCCTCTATCACCAGGGACAGCGCGAGCGCGGACCGGTCATGAGCTTCATCCGCTGCGACCGCGGCAGCACACCCACCGACCACCACACGCTCGCGATGACCCTCGGCCCGGCCAACCGGTACGTGCACTCGGCCTACCAGGTCCCCGACCTCGACTCGCTCGCCGCCGGCGGGCAGCACCTGCTCGACCGGGGCTACCGGCGGTCCTGGGGTATCGGCCGGCACATCCAGGGCAGCCAGATCTTCGACTACTGGCGGGACCCCGACGGCTTCCTGGTCGAGCACTTCACCGACGGCGATCTGTTCGACTGCACGCTCGAGCCGGGCTGGGCGCCGATGGCCGCCTCCGGGCTCGCCCAGTGGGGTCCGCCCGCCACCAAGGACTTCCTCGGCATGACACCCGGCCGGGAAGCACTTCGCGAGCTGCGCGCGGTCATCGGCGCACTTCGCGAGGACAACGAATTCGACCTGCACCGCCTCCGCGGCCTGATGAAAGCGTTCAACTCATGA
- a CDS encoding fumarylacetoacetate hydrolase family protein translates to MSTSVLRTADAWWVLTPTGAAKVHTSATTTAELLADRPAIAAAATSSDTVPVDDLALVSPVTAPCRVVAQMTNFASHVKDSGGDPATVPLTFFRKSSGSVSGPFADVVRPAHVRLLDYEVEIGLVFGREMPVGTTVTDGNLADYVAGLVVTNDISARDVQLPKTQFYEAKSYPTFTPVGPALVLLDADEITRFTDLRLKLWVNGELRQDMTVADMIYRPAQALQALTRFQRIDPGDLLLTGTPVGTALSAPPKPIMFLVSLLPPAVKWKMFFKGQARNPRYLRDGDVVEATVATDDGAIDLGRQRTVVRYAA, encoded by the coding sequence ATGAGCACCTCCGTCCTGCGCACCGCCGACGCCTGGTGGGTCCTCACCCCCACCGGCGCCGCCAAGGTGCACACCAGCGCCACCACCACCGCCGAACTCCTGGCCGACCGGCCGGCGATCGCCGCGGCCGCGACGAGCAGCGACACGGTTCCGGTCGACGACCTCGCCCTTGTCTCCCCGGTGACGGCCCCCTGCCGCGTCGTCGCGCAGATGACGAACTTCGCCTCGCATGTGAAGGACAGCGGCGGCGATCCCGCAACCGTCCCCCTCACCTTCTTCCGCAAGAGCTCGGGCTCGGTCAGTGGGCCGTTCGCCGACGTGGTCCGCCCCGCCCACGTGCGACTGCTCGACTACGAGGTGGAGATCGGTCTGGTCTTCGGCCGCGAGATGCCGGTCGGCACGACCGTCACCGACGGCAACCTCGCCGACTACGTCGCGGGCCTCGTGGTCACCAACGACATCTCGGCACGCGACGTGCAGCTGCCCAAGACCCAGTTCTACGAGGCCAAGTCGTACCCGACCTTCACTCCGGTCGGCCCCGCGCTGGTGCTGCTCGACGCCGATGAGATCACGCGCTTCACCGACCTGCGGCTGAAGCTGTGGGTCAACGGCGAGCTCCGGCAGGACATGACCGTCGCCGACATGATCTACCGCCCGGCCCAGGCGCTGCAGGCGCTGACCCGCTTCCAGCGGATCGATCCCGGTGACCTGCTGCTGACCGGCACGCCCGTCGGAACCGCCCTCAGCGCGCCACCGAAGCCGATCATGTTCCTCGTCTCGCTGCTGCCGCCCGCGGTCAAGTGGAAGATGTTCTTCAAGGGGCAAGCTCGCAACCCCAGGTACCTCCGGGACGGTGACGTCGTCGAGGCCACCGTCGCCACCGACGACGGCGCCATCGACCTGGGCCGCCAGCGCACGGTCGTGAGGTACGCGGCATGA
- a CDS encoding low temperature requirement protein A, with protein MTTGRASKLLRRPKQVRPAFLELFFDLVFVLTFFRLAERLSENPSWTGAFQTLVLLLAMLHVWFYTARFTDLFDPRHPLIQLLVLSTMFAALLMATAAFEAFDRRGLAFAGVYVAVRVGVLVVGLLVLRGHEGQRNAVRLLFWVGMASVPWIAGAFLHGWARGVLWATAAAVEYVGMALGFSTPRLGPAGTRRRADIVVAEGHLAERYQQFFIVALGAPILLAGLTFAQGSFGVDRSTATLVAFVTTALLWRIYIHRAGALLADAMETVRNPRRVAVLTIYSHVIMVAGIVAIAVGDELVITHPLGHTDPAWIPVILGGPALFLAGRATFEYAVFGRMSKPRVIGALTLVVVTPAMRSVPPLAAATTAALILAGVAVADAVRTRRFPAERPSPPA; from the coding sequence ATGACGACGGGCAGGGCGAGCAAGCTGCTGCGAAGACCGAAGCAGGTACGGCCGGCATTCCTGGAGCTGTTCTTCGATCTGGTGTTCGTCCTCACGTTCTTCCGGCTCGCCGAGCGGCTGTCGGAGAATCCGAGTTGGACCGGCGCGTTCCAGACGCTGGTACTGCTGCTCGCCATGTTGCATGTCTGGTTCTACACCGCCAGGTTCACCGACCTGTTCGACCCGCGGCATCCGCTGATCCAGCTGCTGGTCCTGTCGACAATGTTCGCCGCGCTCCTGATGGCGACTGCGGCATTCGAGGCGTTCGACCGGAGAGGGCTGGCCTTCGCAGGTGTGTACGTCGCGGTCCGGGTTGGGGTCCTCGTTGTCGGGCTGCTGGTGTTGCGTGGCCACGAGGGGCAGCGCAACGCGGTGCGGCTCCTGTTCTGGGTCGGCATGGCTTCGGTGCCCTGGATCGCGGGCGCGTTCCTGCACGGATGGGCGCGCGGAGTGCTGTGGGCAACGGCGGCGGCCGTGGAATACGTGGGGATGGCACTCGGCTTTTCCACGCCACGGCTGGGACCCGCCGGTACACGCCGTCGAGCTGACATCGTGGTCGCCGAAGGCCACCTCGCCGAGCGGTACCAGCAGTTCTTCATCGTCGCGCTCGGGGCGCCGATCCTGCTGGCCGGACTGACGTTCGCTCAGGGCAGCTTCGGGGTCGACCGCAGCACCGCGACCCTGGTGGCGTTCGTTACCACGGCGCTGCTGTGGCGCATCTACATCCACCGTGCCGGAGCGCTGCTGGCCGACGCCATGGAAACCGTCCGCAACCCACGCCGCGTTGCCGTCCTGACGATCTACTCCCACGTGATCATGGTCGCCGGCATCGTCGCCATCGCCGTCGGCGACGAACTCGTCATCACCCACCCGCTGGGCCACACCGATCCGGCCTGGATCCCTGTCATCCTCGGCGGACCCGCGCTGTTCCTCGCCGGCCGGGCCACCTTCGAGTACGCGGTCTTCGGCCGCATGTCCAAGCCCCGGGTGATCGGCGCACTCACCCTTGTCGTCGTCACACCGGCGATGCGCTCGGTGCCGCCGCTGGCCGCAGCCACCACCGCCGCCCTCATCCTCGCCGGCGTTGCCGTGGCCGACGCGGTTCGCACGAGAAGATTCCCCGCCGAGCGGCCGTCACCTCCCGCCTAG
- a CDS encoding low temperature requirement protein A, whose translation MTTGRAGVLLRRPEQARSAFLELFFDLVFVLVFFQVSRELLEQLTWTGAFQTLVLLFAMLHLWGATTRLLDAFDPRHPLVQLLTMPIMLGALVLAAAAPEAFGRRGLVFAGTYLTIRLGGLAIAIFFLQSHEAQASAMRIFFWVALSAPAWIAGALSPESVRAALWMTAAVVEFAALALGFPTPKLGRHGPRRLEIVASEEHVAERYQQFFIVALGEPILVTGLTFASGEVGPDRGAATLLAFATTALLWRIYIHRAGALLAGAIAASHDPLRVAVLTFYGHVLMVVAVVAIAVGDELVIMHPSGHAEPAWIAVTLGGPALFLTGRALFEYAVFGRVSLPRVIGALGLLALIPALMPVPPLAVATAATLVLAGVAVADAARTRRLPAEPPSPPR comes from the coding sequence ATGACGACAGGCAGAGCGGGCGTACTGCTGCGAAGGCCGGAGCAGGCGCGGTCGGCGTTCCTGGAGCTGTTCTTCGACCTGGTCTTCGTCCTCGTGTTCTTTCAGGTCTCGCGCGAACTGCTCGAGCAGCTGACGTGGACCGGCGCGTTCCAGACGCTGGTGCTGCTGTTCGCCATGCTGCATCTCTGGGGCGCCACGACGAGGTTGCTGGACGCGTTCGACCCGCGACATCCGCTGGTGCAACTGCTCACCATGCCGATCATGCTCGGCGCCCTCGTTCTGGCGGCTGCGGCTCCGGAGGCGTTCGGCCGGCGGGGCCTGGTCTTCGCCGGTACGTACCTCACCATCCGGCTTGGTGGCCTCGCCATCGCCATCTTCTTCCTGCAAAGCCACGAGGCACAGGCGAGCGCCATGCGGATCTTCTTCTGGGTCGCCTTGTCGGCGCCGGCATGGATCGCGGGTGCGCTGTCACCCGAGTCGGTGCGTGCGGCGCTGTGGATGACGGCGGCCGTCGTGGAGTTCGCCGCGCTCGCGCTCGGCTTTCCCACGCCGAAGCTGGGCCGCCACGGCCCGCGTCGACTCGAGATCGTGGCGTCCGAGGAGCACGTGGCCGAGCGGTACCAGCAGTTCTTCATCGTCGCGCTCGGCGAGCCGATCCTGGTGACCGGACTGACCTTCGCGAGCGGCGAGGTCGGCCCGGACCGCGGCGCCGCCACGCTACTGGCCTTCGCCACCACGGCGCTTCTGTGGCGCATCTACATCCACCGTGCCGGAGCACTGCTGGCGGGGGCCATCGCGGCCAGTCACGACCCACTGCGCGTCGCTGTCCTGACGTTCTACGGCCATGTGCTGATGGTCGTCGCCGTGGTCGCCATCGCCGTCGGCGACGAGCTCGTCATCATGCACCCGTCCGGTCACGCGGAACCTGCGTGGATCGCCGTCACGCTGGGCGGTCCCGCCCTGTTCCTCACCGGACGGGCGCTCTTCGAGTACGCGGTGTTCGGGCGCGTGTCTCTGCCCCGCGTGATCGGCGCACTCGGCCTCCTCGCCCTCATCCCAGCGCTGATGCCGGTGCCGCCGCTCGCGGTGGCCACCGCCGCCACCCTCGTCCTGGCCGGCGTCGCCGTAGCCGACGCGGCCCGTACCCGAAGACTTCCCGCCGAGCCACCGTCGCCGCCCCGTTGA
- a CDS encoding TetR/AcrR family transcriptional regulator has translation MAQQTRHAPNRLERRKARTRCALVRAAQAFIAAGKPNVPILELTQAADVGMGSFYNHFDSREQLFQAAVEDALDRYGALLDELTVGLDDPAHVFAQSFRLTGRLHRRSPELSKVLLNNGLALAGSEKGLAPRARRDIEDGVRAGRFSVRDPELATVIVAGAALCLGQLLHDHPERDDATTTDQVTEDVLRMLGLPPDEAHEVCRRPLPELDGRRP, from the coding sequence ATGGCGCAGCAGACCAGGCACGCCCCGAACCGCCTGGAACGGCGCAAAGCGCGTACCCGTTGCGCGCTCGTGCGCGCCGCCCAGGCCTTCATCGCCGCCGGCAAGCCCAACGTCCCGATCCTGGAGCTCACCCAGGCCGCGGACGTGGGGATGGGCTCGTTCTACAACCACTTCGACAGCAGGGAGCAGCTCTTCCAGGCCGCGGTGGAAGACGCGCTCGACCGCTACGGCGCCCTGCTCGACGAGCTGACCGTCGGTTTGGACGACCCGGCTCACGTCTTCGCGCAGAGCTTCCGGCTGACCGGACGCCTCCACCGCCGGAGCCCCGAGCTAAGCAAGGTCCTGCTCAACAACGGCCTGGCGCTGGCCGGCTCGGAGAAGGGGCTCGCGCCGCGGGCCCGACGCGACATCGAAGACGGCGTCCGCGCCGGGCGGTTCAGCGTCCGCGATCCCGAGCTGGCCACGGTGATCGTGGCCGGCGCGGCGCTGTGCCTAGGGCAGCTGCTGCACGACCACCCCGAGCGTGACGACGCCACAACCACCGACCAGGTGACCGAGGACGTGCTACGGATGCTCGGACTCCCGCCCGATGAGGCCCACGAGGTCTGCCGACGCCCGCTCCCCGAGCTGGATGGCCGTCGCCCGTAG
- a CDS encoding FUSC family protein: protein MAADRRDPTSPGGAEHGKALVAKARRRGSEAGRLRLRLFTIILVVAAQCGLAATLSWGLAHDVLGRPAPIFAPSAAVGTIVASLGQRALRTAEMMLGVGLGLLVSDLLIRSIGFGPWQIGLVVMLSITVALLMTGRSGALVAQAGGTAVLIATLSHVQQGLEWARIIDAGVGGVVGLAVVALVLPVNPIRILEQAVAPVVATLHAQLHEVAQALARRDPERAVRALDQFGGMEPDLARLHEALAGAEEVTTIAPARWKRRIDVEHYRHGIQQLDRMTLGCQALTRWAATTLQYDEPVPEELPAAVERIATAIRLLPREARTAGPFDQTRAAVLDGAHLAGQAYHRGAEPFADAMVIQLRTLASDLLRATGFEPATANQMVREAATA from the coding sequence ATGGCCGCTGACCGGCGAGACCCGACTTCCCCCGGCGGTGCCGAGCACGGCAAGGCCCTGGTGGCGAAGGCTCGGCGTCGAGGTAGCGAGGCAGGCCGACTGCGGCTGCGTCTGTTCACGATCATTCTGGTCGTCGCAGCTCAGTGTGGGCTGGCCGCGACGTTGTCCTGGGGGCTGGCCCACGACGTTCTGGGGCGCCCCGCGCCCATCTTCGCCCCCAGCGCGGCCGTCGGCACGATCGTCGCCTCGCTCGGGCAGCGCGCCCTCCGTACCGCCGAGATGATGTTGGGCGTCGGGCTTGGTCTGCTCGTCAGTGATCTTCTCATCCGCTCCATCGGGTTCGGGCCATGGCAGATCGGCCTGGTGGTGATGCTGTCCATCACGGTCGCCCTGTTGATGACCGGGCGCAGCGGCGCGCTGGTCGCTCAGGCCGGCGGTACCGCCGTGCTGATCGCCACGCTCTCCCATGTGCAGCAGGGCCTCGAATGGGCGCGGATCATCGACGCGGGAGTGGGCGGTGTCGTCGGGCTGGCGGTGGTGGCGTTGGTGCTACCGGTCAACCCGATACGCATTCTTGAGCAGGCTGTCGCACCGGTCGTCGCTACCCTCCACGCGCAACTCCACGAGGTGGCACAGGCACTCGCCCGGCGTGACCCGGAACGCGCGGTGCGGGCGCTGGACCAGTTCGGCGGGATGGAACCCGACCTCGCCCGGCTGCACGAGGCCCTGGCTGGCGCCGAGGAGGTAACGACCATCGCGCCGGCGCGATGGAAGCGCCGCATCGATGTCGAGCATTACCGGCACGGGATCCAGCAACTCGATCGAATGACCCTTGGGTGCCAGGCGCTGACCCGCTGGGCCGCGACCACGCTGCAATACGACGAGCCGGTGCCGGAGGAACTCCCCGCCGCCGTGGAGCGGATCGCCACGGCGATCCGGCTGCTGCCGCGCGAGGCACGAACGGCTGGGCCGTTCGACCAGACCCGGGCCGCGGTACTGGACGGCGCCCACCTCGCCGGCCAGGCGTACCACAGGGGCGCCGAGCCGTTCGCGGATGCCATGGTGATCCAGCTTCGCACGTTGGCGAGTGACCTGCTCCGGGCGACCGGGTTCGAGCCGGCGACCGCCAACCAGATGGTGCGCGAGGCCGCCACTGCCTAG
- a CDS encoding DoxX family protein — MTIAAAILAVLLALVFLALGTAKVLALRPMRELAAEAGFTVAAYRRIGLLEVAGAVGLLIGLFAPLIGALAGAGLLLLLAGALVVHLRKGDGPQKYAPALVCGLLVAAYLVLQVLTR, encoded by the coding sequence ATGACGATCGCTGCGGCAATCCTCGCGGTGCTGCTCGCCCTGGTCTTCCTCGCCCTCGGCACGGCCAAGGTCCTGGCCCTGCGACCGATGCGCGAGCTGGCCGCGGAGGCCGGTTTCACTGTCGCGGCCTATCGCCGCATCGGCCTGCTCGAGGTCGCCGGCGCGGTCGGACTGCTCATCGGCCTGTTCGCGCCGCTGATCGGCGCTCTCGCCGGCGCCGGGCTGCTGCTCCTGCTCGCCGGGGCCCTCGTGGTGCACCTGCGCAAGGGAGACGGCCCGCAGAAGTACGCACCGGCCCTCGTCTGCGGGCTCCTCGTCGCCGCCTACCTCGTCCTTCAGGTGCTGACGCGATGA
- a CDS encoding AI-2E family transporter: MSTADDRLTARRALIVIGLVLTTLVVLALVWQTRLVLSWLVAAAFLAVALNPVVNRVQQRLVRRRAVAALLVFVAALVAVAALGVVLVVPLLNELARFAQQAPDLLREARAGRGPVGELLERFHVRRYAEAHADEFRRFGGQVGRSTLGLARGTAQAVAGVLTVAVLTYLIVVQGPQITARTLDLAGGGDRAERLRRIGQASAHTITGYVSGNLVISLICGLLTFLVLLLTGVPYAAVVALLVAVADLIPMVGATLGAIVAGGAGFLHSPTAGVIVLVFFVLYQQFENHVLQPAIMSHAVQLNPLTVLVSVLAAAQLGGLVGALLAIPAAGIAKILLQEFIPAARAGADRRRGSDGSNSGAPSTSDPG, from the coding sequence ATGAGCACTGCCGACGACCGGTTGACGGCCCGCCGGGCGCTGATCGTCATCGGTCTGGTCCTCACCACCCTGGTCGTGCTGGCGTTGGTGTGGCAGACCCGGCTTGTGCTGAGCTGGCTGGTGGCCGCAGCGTTTCTGGCGGTGGCCCTGAATCCCGTGGTGAACAGGGTGCAGCAACGGCTCGTGCGGCGGCGGGCGGTCGCCGCCCTGCTCGTGTTCGTGGCCGCCTTGGTGGCGGTCGCTGCGCTCGGCGTGGTCCTCGTGGTGCCCCTGCTGAACGAACTGGCCCGGTTCGCCCAGCAGGCACCCGATCTGTTGCGCGAGGCACGGGCAGGCCGAGGGCCGGTCGGCGAGCTGCTGGAGCGGTTCCACGTACGCCGGTACGCCGAGGCGCACGCCGACGAGTTCCGGCGCTTCGGCGGTCAAGTCGGCCGCTCGACGCTCGGCCTGGCTCGCGGGACAGCGCAGGCCGTCGCGGGAGTGCTGACCGTAGCGGTGCTGACGTACCTGATCGTGGTGCAGGGGCCGCAGATCACCGCCCGGACGCTGGACCTGGCCGGCGGTGGCGACCGGGCGGAACGGCTGCGCCGCATCGGTCAGGCGTCGGCTCACACCATCACCGGTTACGTCAGCGGAAACCTCGTGATCAGCCTAATTTGCGGCCTACTGACCTTCCTGGTGCTGCTGCTCACCGGGGTTCCGTACGCCGCGGTCGTCGCGCTGTTGGTCGCCGTCGCCGATCTGATACCGATGGTGGGTGCGACCCTCGGGGCGATCGTCGCGGGCGGCGCGGGCTTCCTGCACTCCCCTACCGCCGGGGTGATCGTGCTGGTCTTCTTCGTGCTGTACCAGCAGTTCGAGAACCACGTGCTGCAGCCAGCCATCATGTCCCACGCGGTCCAGCTGAACCCACTGACCGTGCTGGTCAGCGTGCTGGCCGCCGCGCAGCTTGGTGGCCTGGTCGGAGCTCTGCTGGCCATACCCGCCGCCGGAATCGCAAAGATCCTGCTGCAGGAATTCATCCCAGCGGCGCGCGCGGGCGCGGATCGGCGGCGCGGCAGCGACGGATCGAACAGTGGAGCTCCCAGCACGAGCGACCCAGGTTGA